The Panicum hallii strain FIL2 chromosome 5, PHallii_v3.1, whole genome shotgun sequence genome contains the following window.
TACGGAATACTCCTCTACAAAAGGCCATTGAGCGATGGAGATGATGAAGGCAGAGAGGCTAGCATAGCATCCTGCTACTTTCTAACCCTGCTGCCATGAAGTTCTTTTCTTGTCTCTCTTCCCTGCAGCTGCAGGCCATCTGCGCGCTGATGGCGATCCTCCTGGCCATCACCATCTCTTCTTGCTCCGTCGTCGTCCACTGCTCGGAGGTCGAAGGAGACTCCAACGCCCCAATCGATGGTACGAGGCTAACCAATTAGTGGAATGCAGATATGATGAAGAACCTTGAATTAATTGATCCTATTCTAAACCATTTTGTTGTTCGCTCTCGGCGGCTCTCGCTGCGAGTACAGCTAGCAGTCGAAAGCTTCTTATTTGATGACGGCGACGAAATTAACACGCGCATTGCAGGTGCACCCGTAGCTCACCTGGACGGAGGTCGCCGGGgcttggcgccgccgccgccgcgcggcggcCCCGTGCGCGCGTACTTCGTCGAACCGCGACCGCCACCGACACAGCGGCGCCGCGTTTAGCACCTGACCCGGAAGATAGGCCGGATCGGAGCTTGAGGTGACGCCAGTGATTAGTGCCGTTGGCGGTGAATTGGTGGTGCCGATCCCTCGTCACGTTGCTTGGTTAGTTCCGCATCTGGTGGTGTCACTAAGAGATGGAGGCGCAAATATGCTCGTTAAGCTTTCAGTAAAGCTGCGCGTGATGCCTTCGGTCGAAAAAGAGATGGTGGCGCAGGTCGATTTTTCCAAGAAATTATTACTTATTGTACAGGATTACCTCGAGTACAGTATTGTTGGGTTAATAGTTGTACCGCTGTGAACTGGACTAGTACGTAGTAGAAGTCTACAGTGACCACTCACTCTCCATTTTCTTGCCTAAACTTGtccacgagaagaagaagaaaaatagAAAGGAACCCAAAATCTACGGCCCAGTGGCCCACGCTACAGCTATGCCTAAGGCCATCCACGATCACCGCGTGCAGCCCATGGAAGGCCCGTTGAGCCACATTGCGATGAATGCTCTCCATGACCCGACCCGTTCCGTTGAACGGCCGGCATCGACGGATCGTACGCCTGACGGTGACGGACTGACGGCTGACGACGATGTGCTCCGGACTTCCGGAGTCTGGGCATTCGGTTTAAACTGACAATTCGGTTCGGCTTGCTCGGTGTTGCAAAATTTCGGTTACAGAAATAAGAACCGATCGGTGCGGCAGAAAATCAAAAACCGACAATTTCGGTAGGGCGTTGCTAGCGCCGTTGGTTCATCGCAACATCAAAAAAATAACATCTGCAACGTAGATAATAAATTTTTGTAGCATAGAAATTACCGTTTGCAACACTAAAAATATATTGAAAAAAATTACGATATCTGTTGATGATGACCAACTACTGTAACGTCGCAAACTTTTGGTTGCAACAATCTCATGTCGACAAAGAAAAAAACAAATTAAGATTGCAACATCATGAAACCGCAAAGTGCAACATGAGCAAATGACATATGAAACATCTCATTGATTAAGAAAACCTAAATCACAGTTATAACATCATAGAATCGCAACTGCAACTCCAACTCCATAAAATCACTGTTGAAACATTACAAAGTCGCTGGTGAAACATTGCAAATTCATGGTTGAAACATTTATTGTAACATCACAGTATCGCAACTGCAACTTCACAAAGATCACGATTGAAACAATACAATTTGTCACCGAGAACGTAGAGAAGGTCGCGGCGAGCGGCCCCCATGCCGGAAAAGGCGAGCGGGGGGCGCGGTTGGGGGCGAGGTCGACGACGACGCTGGCGAGCAGCACCTGCAGGTGGCGGCGGGCTTGGTCCGGGGAGCGCCGCGGCACCGCCTCCGAGCTCGCCAGAGCACCGCCGCGCGCAGCCCTCCCGGCAGCTTGGCTGAGCAACGCCGCCCTCTCGCTGCACCATCATATCCCAGCCCGGGTGGCCCGCCTCTCCCCACGCGCCCGCGGTACTCCACCTCCCCCGTGCGGATCCAGGCGACacgggcggccgaggcggcgcggCTCGACCGGTTCAGACGGCGGCGCTCGATTCCTCAGATCGGCGAGGTGATGGCGCATGCGGAATCACGGCGGGCCGGTCTCCTTCCCCGGCGGCGCAAAATCCCTCAACACGGAAGAGGCAGAGCATCCCTCGCTAAGCCTCGCCGCGCGGCCGCTGTTCCGCCAGGTtgccgcgcgccgcgcgccgctgtTCTGCCGGGCGCCGGGTGGCCGCCGGCGCACTGGGCTGCCCATGCGCCCTCTGCGTccgccgccgctgtcgccgAGTGTGCCGCGCCGCCGGAGGCATCGAGGCAGGGATGAAGCGACAAGGGAACGAGAGAGAGAAATTCTGTACGGTAGAAAGAATGTGGACCGTATATGCCTTGTGTGCTGGGCCTTGGGTTGAGGCGTCTAAGTGGGCCGAAGTGGAGCAGCGGGCTTGGTGTTTCGGTTCGGGCGGAGATGAAAACCGACACCGACGCCGATCACCGATGTCCCTAAAAATCAGAACCGGCACGAAACTGAAAAACCGAGAAGCCGATAGTTCGGTTCGGTTCACTTGGCTCGGTCCGGTTTCCGGTGTTGGGTAAAAAAGTGCCCACCCTAGGAGCAGCTGCGCCCGTACAGGTTGGCGAGCTCATGCCGAAGCCGCCGGCACGGAGTTGGCCGGACTAGCCAGTCTGGCCGCTGTCTGAGAGCGAGAGGGAGGGTAGCTAGTATGGTGACGGATCGGATGGTTCAAAACTTACGGCGGCTGGCTACATGCAGAGCTCGCGCGCATGGCTCCGATCCTCCACGGCTCCGGCCTCCGTGCCAACGTACAGCCGAGGCAGCCACAGCTTTTGACCGGACCGGCCCTTGCTCGCGACGTGCTTCGTTGGGTAGCGAAGACCATCGGGATCAATCGCATGTGTGTACGCTGTACACTGCTCCACTGGAGTGAATTTCTACGAGACTACTCCATCAGATCCTAGCAGTCAGTTACTCATCAGTCCTATATAAAAGGCGCTGAAGACGAAGGCAAGTGTACTGGCAAAGAAGCTAGGGCGCAGCTACCGTCTACTTGATCTTGGTACGTACACTCCTTATTGCCATGGAGAACAAGCTCCCTTCCCTGCCGGCGGTGTACGTGCTGATGATGACGACCATCGTCCTGGCCATCACCGTCTCTTCCTCTCGCTCCGTCGTCGTCCACTGCACGGAGGCCAAGGCAGCCCATCATCAGCATGCTGGTACGTACGCACAACAAACCGGCTAATTAACGGAGCCCTGCAACTTAGTGTCTAGCCTGGCAGTGAGATTAATAAGCTGCTGATGATGGAACGGCATGCAGGTGCAGCTGTGGCGCATCCGGACGGAGGCCGTCGGGGCTGGGGCCCGCCGACGCCGCGTGGCGGGACCCTGCGGAGGCCGTACATGGGCCGGCGCCCCGTGCACCCCCCGCCGCCGAGCCCAGCGCCGCCTCTTGCACCGCCGCCCGGGAAGATCGGCCGGAGCGGGTAGTGGTAAACGAATAATGCCTATTATTAATGATGACGGCGCGCGTGTCCTGATCCGTTATAGATCTTGATGCTTCATCTACAAATGTGATAAAACTCCTTTGGGACTAGCCTAACCAAGTTTCTTTTGGGCACTCCTAATCATACGTTATGTTGTGCACGTCTTGGGTCCACGGTGGACTTTTTTCGCACGTGGATTTGGGCGTTCCTGATCCCTACTGATTAGATATATTAATAACTAATAAAATAATTATAAAGAAAGAAAATAAACTATGCTGGTCTATCCATTCTATCATGTCTGGGAAATATTTCCTATCTGATGTATGCATGTGTAACCATGGCAAAACAGAAAGGTACTGCTTTGGCGTTGGCGTGTAACATTAATCGCTGCTTTGCTTCCTTCATCGAGGGACAGCCTCATTGCCGGCGAAATAAGTTTTCATGACAAACCGATGTTTTCATGACACGTGACTGGGCCGAAGTCCATTACAGGTCACAGTGCTAAGAAGGTAAGAAAAGGaggactttttttaaaaaagggtttaaaaaaattaaatttggaAAAGGGGTGCCGATTTGAAAATattcgaaaaatgggtgcctcccgcccgatcaacgggcggaaGGTGTGGGGCTggagacctcccgcccatccaacgggcgggaggggCGGGAGGTCCAAAAATATTTctcaggccctcgggagggcctcttcacgaataaaaaacttttcttattcgcgaagagactcCTGAGGCggcatcccgccctcccaacgggcgggaggttacccggaggggcatcccgccctcccaacgggcgggacgtccccccctatttaagcccccacccacccccaAATTCTCATATTATTCAGAAAAAAtccagaaaaaaaagaaaggaaggagaggaagagaggagaggaagcggcgaagccctgttcacacgtcggtttggaggtatattctcgttctagtcgtataattatcaattgtttttaggaatatttgttagggtagttatattttgaatagttttcagtattttcaatagcttttagaaatatttattagggtagttctattttaaatagtttttagatatatttcttagggtagttatattttgaatagtttttagtaatttcaatagtttttagatatatttcttagggtagttatattttgaatagttttcagtattttcaatagcttttagaagtatttgttagggtagttctattttaaatagtttttagtattttcaatagtttttagatatatttctgagggtagttatattttgaatagtttttagtattttcaatagtttttggaatatttcttagggtagttatattttgaggagtttttagtatttttaatagttgttagaaatatttcttagggtcgTTATaatttgaatagtttttagtattttaatagtttttagatatatttcttagggtagttatattttgaatagtttttagtattttcaatagtttatagaaatatttgttagggtagttatattttgaatagtttttagtattttcaattgtttgtaggaatatgtcttagggtagttatatttttcatgcagatatggcgcagacaccggagctccttgatGCAAACACCGatgaacggcacaggtcgtacctggcagcggtggaggggcagcagcttcacgagttgcaccctcgtgtagcaaaggagttgttgcacctggacgaccgctggcttgacaggtgatactttgtatttttttacggaatgaatgtatagcttgtacgataattgtaaccacaatgcaaatatacaggttacgtgaggctggtttgctgccactcgcacgtatgcttcaggccggcgacggccaagatggtggcgccaagaagcggatgcagctggaccgctctctacttgcggtgttggcggacaggtggcgtccggagacgcacacgttccacttgccgtgcggggagatggcccccacgttgcaggacgtgtcgtacctgctcgggcttcccattgcagGTGAAGCTGTTGGTCCGATTGTCGTGCCACCTACCTAGAGGGCGGAGCTTCAGGAGTGGTTTGCTCCAGTGAACCCGCCACATTTTGTGGACGTACCCgacgcgcccggccccgccaagggttgggtaatacaatataGGATACGTAcaattatttttaattaatttagttgaatcatatgtgactacctCTAAGCATTGAAGAAATACATTTCAGCCTCAGGATctccaccctctggctgggcagtacgaggtgtcgcgctgcctggaggcatatctgttgtggttgttcagctggactcttttctgcaactctagcggtaattatgtggacaaggttctcatccagtacgcgcgcgcgattgcCGATGCTGAGCCGGGCCAGGTatctgggtggagctggggatcggcagtgcttgctgccatGTACCGAGGTCTTTGCCAGGCCTGTCtcaagacggagaggaccgccgtcatcacaggGTGTCCACTTCTGTTGCAGCTATGGTCATACGAGCGATTCAACATAGCAcgccccctaatcagcgaggagccttatccgcccgagatgtatgggatgtggcacgaggatagccccacgatggaTTCGCTTTGGACCAATCGATGGataagctctttaatttactgttgtacgttTCTGTATATGCAAAGTACCGACGCGGTTGagtaattttgcagatgagctgggcacatcggtaggtccgaaaagcatatccgcagttcgtgtccgaatctgatcggatgcggccacaggatgtcatctggaccccgTACACCACTGCGGCtgtccagacacgtgcgccgcacgggTTGTCCTCCCTCTACACGCGTGACGCGGcgtactggctcacaaaggcgaacctagtgttcgatattgtCTTGGAGCCGTACTGCATCGAgcgagtgatgaggcagttcgaCCAACGACAGCACTTTCCTCTTCCacctcgagcgttccaggccgtgccgcgcaacgtacacgagtaagtttgtgatagctcattttgtattaattatataatcgttatcatgaaataatgttgtctttcaaatgtttgcaccagatattcgcgcaggggatatcatgccaacgaggtcaactgggttgtcaagctgcaggagtacgtaggagggtggctagacgcacctgacgatgtgtgggacgagccgcagccacacacgGAGACATCTTacggcgcatacctccgctggtacctcactcgcacgtgtccgtacgtcactcttttcacgtattgatgacgcggagcatcagcaccagccgaccatcttggacacgtatccctcgtaccgtgatcaggcatagcgtggcgcggtacgtctttcgcaacttgaattattaatctttttataaaagatcgataacaatattactctgcttcccattacgtatgcagatcgatctgatcaactgcgCGGAGGTtgaagctacatctcagatcacgttgcgtggagtacgtgtaccggacgTACAGTACAAAGACAGCTttcgtaagattcaagacaacttgacacgagcgttacgtgcactgacgtgtcacggcagagacgacgtgggggcctccagttcatctcatgtgtccgcccacgtgtacacagctagCCCGTCGACCTCTGCTGCACCGCacgcgtccagcggtactgccgccagttccaactgtaagtcctttataatttctatttcgatcaactttgatttacacgactaatttcgtttgtttttatagtcatgcacttgatggcaatgggacctcctcctgcaagaatggagcctcagacgtttggcgcttatgctccaggaacgtctctcccatCGGGTTCGACACCAGCTGCTCCGTACTCTCACGGCTAtactcagcatgcatggtcgatgGAAGCTTCTGTACACGGTGGTctattcggtgtgccggactgggatgactgggagggcggctccgtcacttggtcggagttggtgggcggcggcgccgggcctgacatcattggtctcTCCCAGAtgtatgacgctccaggtgcacagtgCCAGGATGATCCGTTCACGccagcacctcctccgcctcgtcctcaccgtgatCCAGATGCATTCACGTACTCAGAGggccacatacgccgacggcctaggaccAGGGGGGAGACAAAGAGAGCACGAGGTCCGGGACAAGcggggtagatactcctgattcggtggactctatagatttaaactatttttgtatgatactattttatttttatttttaatggatTGATGTATCGTattatcgtaatatttggattctacgttgcaaaacgttatcatttaaccatcttcatacgagttttagatacagtaatcttcttcataaaattgaattaaaatttaatatgtatacaaaagagtatggcgaataaatgttgtatttgaaaaaaatgTATGAATTTAAAATAGTATGTAAAACAAGAATTCGAACAGAAAATAAGAAAATAAGAAAATAGGAACTTCCCGCCCGAcggacgggcgggatgcctcaggGGACTCAAACTTTTCTTATTCatgaagaggccctcgggaggggcctgggaAAAATAttcggacctcccgcccatccaacgggcgggaggtcgccggccccacgcctcctgCCCTTTGATTGGGCAGGAGGCACCTATTTTTCGAAAATTTTCAAAACGGTACCTCttttttaaatttaattttttatcctttttaaaaaaactcaGAAAAGGAGCCCGTTTGGCTGGGGAAAACTAACTCCGGCCCACGGATCACAACTGCGAACAAACACCGGATCATGTGGGCCTGCGGCGGACCGGAGACAGGCCAGTTTTTCTCATTTGGGCCAGGGATCACTCAGGCAGTCGGGCCCGTCGTCGCCATAGAAACAGCCCAACCATCGCTCGGCCTTGATGCTTCAAACTGATGACGTGCGCCTCCTCTCACTCTCAGCCTATCATGTCCGTCCGCGCATGGAGGAGAGGACGACAACGCCAATGCCGGCCAGGCAGACGACGACGACCGACGAGTCAACACTTGGGAACTGGGGAGTGGGCCTTGCCGCCGGTGGACACGACGGCAGCTAGCCGCAGCCTCTGACCGGGTTTTCCCTTGCTCACACGTTGCTCCGTGCGGTAGCGAGCTAGCTAGCGGACGAAGACCGTCAAGATCAAATGATCAATCCATTGTTGTATAGTACTTGCAATGCACCTCCGGCCAGTGGTCGTCTATGGTGTATGGTCCACTGGCGTTGACTCCACCGGACTCGAGTAGTATAAAAGGCGGTTAAGATATGACGATGGAGGAGACGAAGAGGAGGACTAATTGAGGAGGCTACCACTTAATCCTGGCACTGTTCAGAGTTGAGACCAGAGCACCATGAAGAACAAGCTCCCCTTGTGCCTCTCCTCCCTGCCGGCGATGCGCGCGCTGGTGGTGCTAGCGATCATACTGGCCATCGCCATCCCTTGCGCCGAGGTCCAAGCAGCAGCCCATGGTACGCAGCACGCACGCCTAACTGAACAATTAGCGGAGTGGTTAGTATTAAGTTAGTTGCTGACGATGGAACCTGTCACCTGCGCGTGCAGATGATGCGACCGTAGCTCATCCGGACGGGTCCCGTCGCGGCCGGTGGCCACCGGCGCCGTTTGGCAACCCCGCGCGCGGGTACGGCGtcccgccaccgccgcagcaGCTGGGGCGGCGCCTCTTGCACCGCGCCGTCGGGAGGTCGGGCGCCGGAGCTGGTAGGGACGACGTCTACAATTACTGATGCGTTGTTATCGATCACCACGTTGTGTAAATTGTTTTGTGCACTCGTGGACGACGCATGTATGGTCGATGGGTGAGTATATATAAATAATCCTCATTCAGCATCGCATGGTAATAATTAAGTCAGTGATGGAGCATTTCTTCCTTGGGAGGCTGAGAGCCTGAGACACAGCTTTGTTCAGTATCATCACCTTGCGCCTGATCTGATCCGCTCACATCGGAGGAAACATACGCACGTCAGTAACGAGCAGCACTGGATTATTAAATTCCGAAATGTTGTCTCCTGATGAATTCTCGGTATCTGGCGGGTCCGACTGCTCCTCTGACTCATAATAATCAACAAAGGGTGTCGCTCTCCGGTGACAGAAAAGTTCAGAGCTGCTCTCAACGAGAAGCAGCAGCTCGAGGGTATGGAGGAGAGGACGAGACCTCCCGAACGCCTAACGAGTCAAACTTGGCAATGGACATGCTCGAGAATGCTCGTGGACTACCGTGTGCACGCATGCAGGGTGTGAGTGCCGCAGCTTGGCATTATTTGCCCACAACGTGCTTCGTCGGACAGCGAAATCCACCATCAAGTGACATGAGATCAGTTGCACTACTCCGTATGTATATTTTGTGTCTCTATTGGAGTTGAAATGTTGACTTGCTAGGAAACTCCATAGGATTCTTCTTATCCTGGCATTCTCTATGGGTacgtttggttcagctgtgagctgtgaaaaagctgctatCAGAtgcctgctgtgaaaaagctgaaagtcGTTTGGTTCAAACTGCTGTGAGCTGTCGACTGTGAAAAAGTTATATATTATCTTTATGCAAATTGACAGTATACAATATTTTTTTGTGATGATCAAATTATTTTTCCTTTAGATCTTTattttatatatataaaaatatttgaagttaactttttttattcttttttatttttattttcctatatatgaaaaaatctttattttcttatatataaaaaagaattgAAAGTGTATATACGTGGTCAATAGTAGGTGTGTAGTTTTCACAAATTCGGAAAAGCTGCAAAAGCAGGGTACAACCTGCTTTCAAATTTGTACTACAGGAAAGCAGCTTTTTCAAAGCAGCGGCAGAAAAGCTGAACCTGTTTGGTTCAGCTTCTGCTTTCTAAAAGCAGAAGCAGGTTCAGAAAGCTGAACCAAACACAGCCTATATATATGCTACTTGCTGATCTGATCCTGGTATTAAGCTGCATCACGCTTAATCCTACCATGAAGAAGTTCTCTTCTTATCGCCCATCCTCGCCGGCGATGACCATGCTGATGATGCCGGTCGTGTTGGCCATCGTCATCTCCTGCTCCGTCATCGGTGGCTCTTGCTCGGAGGTCCGCGGTACGCACCATGGCTAGGCTATAACTAGCTACTACTTACATTTTGGAATAGATAGCTACTAAGTGCTAGAGAGTTTGTCTTTGAGTTACCTCTACATGGTATAAACCAGATGTGGACCATATCCCCTTATATCTAGCTAACACGGATCGGAGAAACTCGAGAAAACTTTGCTCCACGGACTAATTTTTAGTCTGGATCACATCGAATATTTGATGCGAATTAAAGAGACTAAATATGAgttaactataaaactaatagCATAAATGGAGGCAAAATCATGAGAcatattaaacctaattaatctatcattagTGTATATTTACTGAAGCACAACATTgccaaattatggactaattaggcttaatgtaTTCATCTCACGAATTATAATTCATTTACgcaattagttttttaattaatctatatttaatacttctaattggtgtcCAAATATCTGATATGACGAGCACTAGGAAGTTCAGGGATCCAAACAACCCCTTAATTTTCTACTAGACTACTGGTGAAATCAATTAAGATGATGACAACACGGTACATATGCAATTAATACAGCCCATCCTGACGGAGCCCTGAGGCTATTCATAATAGGAGTTTCATGGGGTGTTTCATGGCATTAATTAGCCTGCCACATCAGCAATTTGGATGACATGGCACATCATTTAAGAAGTAAGAGTTTCATGGAGTTCCATGAGTACGAAACTATGTTAAcccatttccaagaacttgGAAACCGTGTGAAACCTCCATTGAGAGTGTTTTGTTTCATCTTCACACAATTGAGTAAATCCTATTGGTTATTTATTTGCAGCATTTAAGTAGTATGTTGGCATATGAAATAGTGAGATGAAACTCTCTATTGAGAGAGGGTGTTTCATCCTTCTACAAAGTTGACGTGGCATTCTTGGAAACATAGACATGAAACCTCTATTGTGATTAGCCTGAGCGCACGCCGCCACCGGCGCCGCATTTGTTCTTAACTTGTTTTTGCCTGTGATAGTAAACCCAGCAGTATCCACATACGATTAGTGCATTTAACAAATGTGGTTTGGAACGGGTCAGCGGGTTGCGTATTTGTAGACCGGCCGGATCGGAGAG
Protein-coding sequences here:
- the LOC112892104 gene encoding uncharacterized protein LOC112892104, which gives rise to MKNKLPLCLSSLPAMRALVVLAIILAIAIPCAEVQAAAHDDATVAHPDGSRRGRWPPAPFGNPARGYGVPPPPQQLGRRLLHRAVGRSGAGAGRDDVYNY